The following are encoded in a window of Haliaeetus albicilla chromosome 1, bHalAlb1.1, whole genome shotgun sequence genomic DNA:
- the BTC gene encoding probetacellulin isoform X2, protein MEAAAAAPAPGGGPGTLLLCLTLASGLAFFSCVGADANVTAGHGTEGLTCGTAENCTGNVTQLRRQGHFSRCPEEYKHYCVKGRCRFLVAEKAPACVCERGYTGARCERVDIFYLRGDRGQIVIISLIAAIVSLIILIICACLCSHHCRKQRRKRKAEEMETLNKNSPSKSEDVLETGIA, encoded by the exons atggaagcggcggcggcggccccggccccgggcggaGGCCCCGGtaccctgctgctctgcctgacCCTCGCCTCCG GCTTGGCGTTTTTCAGTTGCGTGGGCGCCGACGCCAACGTCACCGCTGGCCACGGCACGGAGGGGCTCACCTGCGGCACGGCCGAGAACTGCACGG GGAACGTGACGCAGCTGAGGCGACAGGGTCACTTCTCCAGGTGCCCGGAGGAGTACAAGCACTACTGCGTCAAAGGGAGATGCCGCTTCCTCGTGGCCGAGAAGGCTCCGGCTTGCGT GTGCGAACGAGGCTACACGGGGGCTCGCTGCGAGAGGGTGGACATCTTCTACCTGCGAGGTGACCGGGGCCAGATCGTGATCATCTCCTTGATCGCCGCCATCGTCAGCCTCATCATCCTCATCATTTGCGCCTGCCTCTGCAGTCA ccacTGTCGGAAGCAGCGTaggaagagaaaggcagaagagatgGAGACATTAAACAAGAATTCGCCTTCCAAAAGCGAGGATGTGCTGGAGACGGGCATCGCGTGA
- the BTC gene encoding probetacellulin isoform X1 gives METPPCLDVPPPMGPTQHPAPSGRTCPPLPWVPPQQGLAFFSCVGADANVTAGHGTEGLTCGTAENCTGNVTQLRRQGHFSRCPEEYKHYCVKGRCRFLVAEKAPACVCERGYTGARCERVDIFYLRGDRGQIVIISLIAAIVSLIILIICACLCSHHCRKQRRKRKAEEMETLNKNSPSKSEDVLETGIA, from the exons ATGGAAACACCCCCGTGCCTCGATGTGCCACCCCCTATGGGacccacccagcaccctgccccatCAGGCAGGAcctgtccccccctcccctgggTGCCACCACAGCAGG GCTTGGCGTTTTTCAGTTGCGTGGGCGCCGACGCCAACGTCACCGCTGGCCACGGCACGGAGGGGCTCACCTGCGGCACGGCCGAGAACTGCACGG GGAACGTGACGCAGCTGAGGCGACAGGGTCACTTCTCCAGGTGCCCGGAGGAGTACAAGCACTACTGCGTCAAAGGGAGATGCCGCTTCCTCGTGGCCGAGAAGGCTCCGGCTTGCGT GTGCGAACGAGGCTACACGGGGGCTCGCTGCGAGAGGGTGGACATCTTCTACCTGCGAGGTGACCGGGGCCAGATCGTGATCATCTCCTTGATCGCCGCCATCGTCAGCCTCATCATCCTCATCATTTGCGCCTGCCTCTGCAGTCA ccacTGTCGGAAGCAGCGTaggaagagaaaggcagaagagatgGAGACATTAAACAAGAATTCGCCTTCCAAAAGCGAGGATGTGCTGGAGACGGGCATCGCGTGA